One genomic window of Dioscorea cayenensis subsp. rotundata cultivar TDr96_F1 unplaced genomic scaffold, TDr96_F1_v2_PseudoChromosome.rev07_lg8_w22 25.fasta BLBR01000593.1, whole genome shotgun sequence includes the following:
- the LOC120254722 gene encoding probable disease resistance protein At1g52660 yields MGFDRVLFIEASKGIQLEELRKQIVERLNLESSAGKEGIFNVLKISNFVLLLDNIWEEVDLIDLGIPHPYSDDNSTKQYKHKVIFTTRSEDVCAKMGAGENTIKVECLESDEAWDLFKDNVNLAVIESDEKLKRNSMAGDGEVWWFATCSESGW; encoded by the coding sequence ATGGGATTCGATCGTGTGTTATTTATCGAAGCTTCAAAGGGTATTCAGTTGGAAGAACTTCGAAAACAGATTGTTGAAAGGTTGAATTTGGAATCTTCTGCTGGTAAAGAAGGcatcttcaatgttttaaaaattagcaaCTTTGTATTGCTCTTGGATAATATATGGGAAGAAGTGGATCTTATTGATCTTGGAATTCCCCATCCTTATAGCGATGATAATTCCACCaaacaatacaaacacaaaGTGATTTTCACTACTCGATCTGAAGATGTATGTGCCAAGATGGGTGCAGGAGAAAATACCATCAAAGTGGAATGCTTGGAATCAGATGAAGCATGGGATCTTTTCAAGGACAATGTAAATCTAGCTGTTATTGAGTCAGACGAAAAGTTGAAAAGAAATAGCATGGCAGGTGATGGAGAAGTGTGGTGGTTTGCCACTTGCTCTGAAAGTGGTTGGTAA
- the LOC120254723 gene encoding disease resistance protein RPS2-like has protein sequence MPNLTYLDLSYTGLEELPKDIKCLVNLQYLNISNTQISSLPEELVKLKKLQYLICRNTRLGKVEDGLMSILQKLKIIDVFPSGWVDLAQLKKLKKHIKAIGMRVVSEEVLQQLSCLPTTRLYLANVDNLISLSFDTLSCKDHGFLQELEISFCRKLEVLVMNGNGCHLNELKIWHVKKLQNVIWTNLSPQEFFHVLRKLYIVGCNLDNLAWILHLPCLSYLYIRYCEEIEALVYMEEEREIQQQEVSEHRPTFPALEFLKITNLPKLVSISNFELDFPRLSCLIVEDCAEIETLVYMEEREIQQEEVSEHRPTFPALEFLKITKLPKLVSISNFAWEFPQLKDLTVRQCLNLKKLPFKSGINNNNQRIIYIDCEREWWESLEWDDATIPSHLQPNFSRDEIDED, from the exons ATGCCAAATTTGACATATTTGGATCTTTCATACACTGGTCTCGAAGAGCTCCCAAAGGACATCAAATGTTTAGTTAATTTACAATACCTAAACATTTCAAACACACAGATCTCATCACTTCCAGAGGAGTTGgtaaaattgaagaaattgcAATATTTAATATGCAGAAATACAAGGCTGGGCAAGGTAGAGGATGGTCTCATGTCAATATTACAAAAGTTGAAGATCATTGACGTATTTCCATCAGGGTGGGTAGACCTGGcacaattaaagaaattgaaaaaacaCATCAAAGCCATAGGAATGCGTGTAGTATCAGAAGAGGTTCTCCAACAACTCTCATGTTTGCCAACTACTCGGCTTTATCTAGCCAATGTGGATAACTTGATCTCTCTTTCATTTGATACTTTAAGCTGCAAAGATCATGGGTTCTTGCAGGAACTAGAAATTAGTTTTTGCCGAAAGCTTGAGGTGCTTGTGATGAATGGAAATGGGTGTCATCTCAATGAGCTCAAAATCTGGCATGTTAAAAAACTGCAGAATGTTATTTGGACAAATCTATCGCCGCAAGAATTTTTTCATGTGTTGAGGAAGTTATATATAGTAGGATGTAATTTGGATAATTTAGCTTGGATCCTGCATCTCCCATGTctatcttatttatatataagatattgTGAAGAGATAGAAGCGTTGGTTTACATGGAGGAGGAGAGAGaaattcaacaacaagaagTCTCAGAACACCGCCCAACATTCCCTGCATTGGAATTTCTAAAGATAACTAATCTACCAAAATTAGTGAGCATAAGCAATTTTGAATTGGATTTCCCTCGACTTTCATGCCTTATAGTAGAAGATTGTGCAGAGATAGAAACATTGGTTTACATGGAGGAGAGAGAAATCCAACAAGAAGAAGTCTCAGAACACCGCCCAACATTCCCTGCATTGGAATTTCTAAAGATAACTAAGCTACCAAAATTAGTGAGCATAAGCAATTTTGCATGGGAATTCCCTCAACTTAAAGATCTGACAGTGCGTCAATGTCTTAATCTGAAGAAGTTACCATTCAAGAGTGGcattaacaacaacaatcaaAGAATTATATACATTGATTGTGAGAGAGAATGGTGGGAAAGCTTAGAATGGGATGATGCCACCATCCCATCTCACCTTCAGCCAAATTTCAGTAGG GATGAGATTGATGAAGACTAG